The proteins below are encoded in one region of Treponema primitia ZAS-1:
- a CDS encoding type 1 glutamine amidotransferase, producing MRIHYLQHVPFENPGYILTWAKNHRWVLTNTPLYEYPSGNVPFPLARDYDWLVIMGGPMNIYEDAEYPWLIEEKEFIKHAVDRGKVVIGLCLGAQLLAGVLGGTVTQNPQKEIGWFPVTLNPEARSLPLLSFLPEKPLVFQWHGDTFSTLPPKAVLLASSEACKHQAFMYRDRVFAFQFHLENTFEIISALVENCGNELVDGSWIQSAENLLGHAEYITQDNSWMDEFLTRLENQWRNNGTNTL from the coding sequence GTGCGGATACATTACCTGCAGCATGTTCCCTTTGAAAACCCCGGATATATTTTGACCTGGGCAAAAAATCACCGCTGGGTGCTGACGAACACCCCCCTCTATGAGTACCCTTCGGGGAATGTTCCTTTTCCCTTGGCCCGTGATTATGATTGGCTGGTGATCATGGGGGGCCCCATGAATATCTACGAGGATGCGGAATATCCCTGGCTTATCGAAGAAAAAGAATTCATTAAACATGCGGTTGACAGGGGAAAGGTAGTTATCGGTCTCTGCCTGGGGGCGCAGCTTCTTGCCGGTGTTCTGGGGGGAACGGTTACGCAGAACCCCCAAAAGGAAATAGGTTGGTTTCCGGTAACCCTGAACCCGGAGGCCCGGTCGCTGCCGCTCCTTTCCTTTTTGCCGGAAAAACCCCTGGTTTTCCAATGGCATGGGGATACCTTTAGTACACTGCCTCCGAAAGCGGTTCTTTTAGCCTCAAGCGAAGCGTGTAAGCACCAGGCGTTTATGTACCGGGACCGGGTTTTTGCATTTCAGTTTCATCTGGAAAATACTTTTGAGATCATCTCGGCTCTGGTAGAAAACTGCGGGAATGAACTCGTTGATGGGTCCTGGATACAAAGCGCGGAAAACCTGCTCGGTCATGCTGAGTACATTACCCAGGACAATTCGTGGATGGACGAGTTTCTTACCCGCCTGGAAAACCAATGGAGGAATAATGGAACAAATACATTATAA
- a CDS encoding Fe-only nitrogenase accessory AnfO family protein: protein MKIAILLDAEGRAASFTEQGTIYVYERRDDVWAADRKQDFVSAAYTTMADLRSYICKITAWLGECKVLAAKRSNGYYRLAFEGCGVALWAVEGSPPQFISQIESFYTKSPELQPDHQPAAVPSKTYITPIPGKTGFYAADLRDVMAHKAGINSRELLLPFFEEAQFERLEIICDHVPRWFNEELGRLNLKAVSESDGRQTKVHVYPVGH, encoded by the coding sequence ATGAAAATAGCAATACTGCTTGATGCGGAAGGCCGGGCCGCTTCTTTTACCGAACAGGGAACGATATATGTCTATGAACGGCGGGACGATGTATGGGCCGCGGACCGGAAACAGGATTTCGTCTCCGCTGCCTATACCACCATGGCGGATCTGCGTTCTTACATTTGTAAAATCACGGCATGGCTTGGGGAGTGCAAGGTCCTGGCGGCGAAGCGGTCGAATGGGTATTACCGCCTTGCCTTTGAAGGCTGTGGCGTTGCCCTCTGGGCTGTTGAGGGAAGTCCTCCGCAATTTATCAGCCAAATTGAATCATTTTATACCAAGTCTCCGGAATTACAGCCGGACCATCAACCCGCCGCAGTACCCTCAAAAACTTACATTACACCCATCCCGGGCAAAACCGGGTTTTACGCGGCGGACCTTAGGGATGTGATGGCCCATAAGGCGGGAATAAATTCCCGGGAACTGCTGCTGCCTTTTTTCGAGGAAGCTCAATTCGAGCGGCTGGAAATAATCTGTGATCATGTACCGAGATGGTTCAACGAGGAGCTTGGCCGCCTTAATCTAAAGGCTGTTTCAGAATCTGATGGGAGACAGACAAAGGTACATGTGTACCCCGTGGGGCATTAA
- the anfK gene encoding Fe-only nitrogenase subunit beta, producing the protein MACEVKPKTRSGIINPLFTCQPCGAQYASIGIRECIGIVHGGQGCVMFVRLLFSQHFKESFELASTSLHEDGAVFGALNRVEEAVDVLLMRYPNVKVVPIISTCATEVIGDDIDGVVRKLNEGLLKEKFAGREVHLIPIHTPSFVGSMISGYDVAVKEFVSFFAKKGEPSKKINLITGWVNPGDVTSLKHILSLMDIEANVLFEIENFDSPLMPDGNTVSHGDTTIADLQDTANAVGTIALNRYEGGKAAEYLKKEFEVPAIIGPSPIGIRNTDTFLKHLSDMTGKPIPEALVKERGIALDAITDLTHMFFADKRVAIYGNPDLAIGLAEFCLDLEMQPVLLLLGDDNVNYAKDPRVLYMQEHVWHDMEIVTNADLWDLEDRLKNQDLKLDLILGHSKGRFISIDYGVPMVRVGFPVYDRAGMYRHPVMGYHGAMHLAEAMANVLFTDMEYKKNKEWILNVW; encoded by the coding sequence ATGGCCTGTGAAGTAAAGCCGAAGACCCGGTCGGGTATTATTAATCCCCTGTTTACCTGCCAGCCCTGCGGCGCCCAATACGCCAGCATCGGCATCAGGGAATGCATAGGGATAGTCCACGGGGGGCAGGGCTGCGTCATGTTTGTGCGGCTCCTGTTTTCCCAACATTTTAAAGAAAGTTTTGAACTGGCTTCCACATCCCTCCATGAGGACGGGGCAGTTTTCGGCGCCCTTAACCGGGTGGAGGAAGCGGTGGATGTACTTTTGATGCGCTACCCCAATGTAAAGGTGGTACCCATCATCTCGACCTGTGCCACAGAAGTTATCGGGGACGACATTGACGGGGTGGTACGAAAACTGAACGAGGGGCTGCTCAAGGAAAAATTTGCCGGCAGGGAAGTTCATCTTATCCCCATCCATACCCCCAGCTTTGTGGGGAGTATGATCTCAGGCTACGATGTGGCGGTTAAGGAATTTGTTAGTTTCTTCGCCAAGAAAGGGGAGCCCAGCAAAAAGATCAACCTTATCACCGGGTGGGTGAACCCCGGTGATGTTACCAGTCTCAAGCATATTTTAAGCCTTATGGATATTGAGGCCAATGTACTATTCGAGATTGAAAATTTCGATTCCCCCCTCATGCCCGACGGCAATACGGTCTCCCACGGGGACACCACCATTGCGGACCTGCAGGATACCGCCAATGCGGTAGGTACCATCGCCCTTAACCGCTACGAAGGGGGCAAGGCTGCGGAGTATTTGAAAAAGGAATTTGAGGTGCCGGCGATCATCGGCCCATCCCCCATCGGCATCCGCAACACTGATACTTTTCTCAAACACCTGAGCGATATGACCGGGAAGCCCATCCCCGAAGCGCTGGTTAAGGAACGGGGGATAGCCCTGGACGCGATCACCGATCTAACCCACATGTTTTTTGCGGACAAGCGGGTGGCTATTTACGGCAATCCGGATTTAGCCATAGGGCTTGCGGAATTTTGCCTGGACCTGGAGATGCAGCCCGTCCTCCTTCTTCTGGGTGACGATAACGTCAACTATGCAAAGGACCCTCGCGTACTATATATGCAGGAACATGTCTGGCACGATATGGAGATCGTTACCAATGCGGATCTCTGGGATCTGGAGGATCGGCTTAAAAATCAGGACCTGAAGCTGGATCTTATCCTGGGTCATTCCAAGGGAAGATTTATCTCCATTGATTACGGGGTCCCCATGGTCCGGGTCGGCTTTCCGGTTTATGACCGGGCAGGTATGTACCGCCATCCAGTGATGGGTTATCATGGGGCCATGCACCTGGCAGAGGCCATGGCAAATGTACTCTTTACCGATATGGAATACAAAAAGAACAAGGAATGGATACTTAATGTGTGGTAG
- a CDS encoding P-II family nitrogen regulator, with amino-acid sequence MIKAILRPEYVDVIADSLAEAGFISATKIHAFGRGKQKGITVGTIHYDELPKMILMVAVEDNGVEPVIRIIRDKAQTGNFGDGKIFISSLERVVTVRTGAEGI; translated from the coding sequence ATGATTAAGGCCATACTCCGGCCCGAATATGTGGATGTGATCGCGGACAGTTTGGCGGAGGCGGGTTTTATATCCGCCACAAAGATCCACGCCTTTGGGCGGGGGAAGCAGAAGGGTATTACGGTTGGGACAATTCATTATGATGAATTACCCAAGATGATCCTCATGGTAGCGGTGGAAGACAATGGGGTGGAGCCGGTGATACGGATCATTCGGGACAAGGCCCAGACGGGTAACTTTGGGGACGGTAAAATTTTTATCAGCTCCCTGGAACGGGTGGTCACCGTGCGAACCGGCGCCGAAGGGATTTAG
- a CDS encoding pyridoxamine 5'-phosphate oxidase family protein, with product MEQIHYKQRMCTDNERIEKFLAESRVGVLGINAGEYPYAVPLNYVWKDGTVYFHGMGSGKRETFLRESPRVCFTVYQEYGVVKDKVPWHADTSYFSVMLFGAARKLTDAEESAAVMKQLVEKFMPGFYGDKLAAITNRFIEKYRSSIDGNPVAVYAIKPDSISAKENRSTPEELFKQGESL from the coding sequence ATGGAACAAATACATTATAAACAGCGGATGTGTACGGATAACGAACGGATTGAAAAGTTCCTTGCGGAATCCCGGGTTGGTGTCCTTGGTATCAATGCCGGAGAATATCCCTACGCGGTACCCTTGAATTACGTCTGGAAAGACGGGACAGTTTATTTTCACGGTATGGGATCGGGGAAAAGGGAAACATTCCTTAGAGAAAGTCCCAGGGTTTGTTTTACCGTATATCAGGAATATGGCGTGGTAAAGGACAAGGTTCCCTGGCATGCGGACACCTCCTATTTCAGTGTCATGCTCTTTGGCGCCGCCCGCAAGCTGACCGATGCGGAAGAATCGGCGGCGGTAATGAAACAATTGGTAGAGAAATTCATGCCCGGTTTTTACGGGGATAAGCTGGCTGCTATTACCAACAGATTTATAGAAAAATACCGTTCCTCCATAGATGGTAATCCCGTGGCGGTGTATGCCATAAAACCCGATAGCATAAGCGCCAAAGAGAATCGCTCCACGCCGGAGGAGCTGTTTAAGCAGGGAGAATCACTATGA
- the anfG gene encoding Fe-only nitrogenase subunit delta, which translates to MAENLMKAHVEDLTDYIMKNCLWQFHSRTWDRERQNNNILAMTSQLVCGETVSPANLEEKCYWVDAVCLVEAFNRQFTWLAEMKGEEKQELMRGLKDRIDFLTIKGSLNLELTEQHY; encoded by the coding sequence ATGGCGGAGAATTTAATGAAGGCCCATGTAGAGGATTTGACGGATTACATCATGAAAAATTGTCTTTGGCAGTTCCATTCCCGCACCTGGGACCGGGAACGGCAGAATAACAACATCCTGGCCATGACCTCCCAACTGGTCTGCGGGGAGACCGTAAGCCCCGCAAACCTGGAGGAAAAATGTTACTGGGTAGATGCGGTATGTCTGGTAGAGGCCTTTAACCGGCAGTTTACCTGGCTGGCTGAAATGAAGGGGGAGGAAAAGCAGGAGCTTATGCGAGGCCTTAAGGATCGCATAGATTTTCTGACAATTAAGGGTTCCCTCAATCTGGAACTTACTGAACAACATTACTAA
- the anfD gene encoding nitrogenase iron-iron protein, alpha chain → MPYHLFKCSECIPEREKHAVIKGPGEDISMALPLGYLNTIPGSISERGCAYCGAKHVIGTPMKDVIHLSHGPIGCTYDTWQTKRYISDNDNFQLKYTFASDMKEKHVIFGAEKLLKENILEAFKAFPHIKRMTLYQTCASALIGDDMNALADEIMEEMPDVDIFVCNSPGFGGPSQSGGHHKINIAWINQKVGTVEPKITGDYVINYVGEYNIQGDQEVMVDYFKRMGIQVLSTFTGNGSYDDLRSMQGAHLNVLECARSAEYICNELRVRYGIPRLDIDGFGFEALGNSLRKIGLFFGIEDRADTIIETETTRWKGELDWYKARLMHKKVCLWPGGSKLWHWAHAIHEEMGVDVVSVYTKFGHQGDMEKGISRCEEGALAIDDPNELESLEAMETIKPDIIFTGKRPGEVAKKIRVPYLNAHAYHNGPYKGFEGWVRFARDIYNAIYSPIHQLALLDISKDAIPVDQGFVTNRMLSDVGLSEDIRNDAELRPYSGNYDCVSPLREKTYPVFPPAEKTAAAV, encoded by the coding sequence ATGCCCTATCATTTATTTAAGTGCAGCGAATGTATCCCCGAACGGGAGAAGCATGCGGTCATCAAGGGGCCGGGGGAGGACATATCCATGGCCCTGCCCCTGGGCTACCTCAATACCATACCGGGGAGCATATCGGAGCGGGGCTGCGCCTACTGCGGGGCCAAGCACGTTATCGGTACCCCCATGAAGGATGTGATCCACCTGAGCCACGGTCCCATAGGCTGTACCTACGATACCTGGCAGACCAAGCGCTACATCAGCGACAACGATAACTTTCAGCTTAAGTACACCTTTGCCTCGGACATGAAGGAGAAGCACGTCATTTTCGGCGCAGAAAAACTGTTAAAGGAAAATATTCTGGAAGCCTTTAAGGCCTTCCCCCATATCAAGCGGATGACCCTGTACCAAACCTGCGCTTCCGCCCTTATCGGGGATGACATGAACGCCCTGGCGGATGAGATCATGGAAGAGATGCCCGATGTGGATATCTTTGTATGCAACTCACCGGGCTTTGGCGGCCCCAGCCAATCCGGAGGGCACCACAAGATCAACATCGCCTGGATCAACCAGAAGGTGGGGACCGTGGAACCCAAGATCACCGGGGATTATGTGATCAACTATGTGGGGGAATACAACATCCAGGGGGATCAGGAAGTGATGGTGGATTACTTCAAACGCATGGGTATCCAGGTTCTTTCCACCTTTACCGGCAACGGTTCCTACGACGATCTGCGCTCCATGCAAGGGGCGCACCTGAACGTCCTGGAATGTGCCCGTTCCGCCGAGTATATCTGCAATGAACTGCGGGTACGCTACGGCATACCCCGGCTGGACATCGACGGTTTCGGCTTTGAAGCCCTGGGTAATTCCCTGCGGAAGATCGGCCTCTTTTTCGGCATCGAAGACCGGGCGGATACCATCATTGAAACAGAGACCACCCGGTGGAAGGGTGAATTGGACTGGTACAAGGCCCGGCTCATGCACAAAAAAGTCTGCCTTTGGCCCGGCGGCTCCAAGCTCTGGCATTGGGCCCACGCCATTCACGAGGAGATGGGGGTGGACGTGGTATCGGTATACACCAAGTTCGGCCATCAGGGTGATATGGAAAAGGGCATTTCCCGCTGCGAGGAAGGCGCCCTGGCCATTGATGATCCCAATGAACTTGAAAGCCTTGAGGCCATGGAGACCATCAAGCCTGACATCATCTTTACCGGCAAGCGTCCTGGGGAGGTGGCAAAGAAGATACGGGTTCCCTACCTTAACGCCCACGCCTATCACAACGGGCCGTATAAAGGATTTGAAGGATGGGTCCGCTTTGCCCGGGATATTTACAACGCCATTTATTCACCCATTCATCAGCTTGCCCTGCTGGACATCAGTAAAGATGCGATCCCCGTGGATCAGGGCTTTGTTACCAACCGTATGCTTTCCGATGTGGGCCTGAGCGAGGATATCCGTAATGATGCGGAACTGCGGCCCTATTCAGGAAACTATGACTGTGTCTCTCCCCTGCGGGAAAAGACCTATCCCGTATTCCCGCCTGCGGAAAAAACAGCGGCGGCGGTTTAG
- the nifH gene encoding nitrogenase iron protein: MKMRKVAFYGKGGIGKSTTQQNTAAAMAHFYQKKVFIHGCDPKADSTRLILGGKPQETLMDVLRQEGAEKVTNDKVIKTGFLDIRCVESGGPEPGVGCAGRGVITAIDLMENNGAYTEDLDFVFFDVLGDVVCGGFAMPIRDGKAQEVYIVASGEMMAIYAANNICKGLLKYAKQSGVRLGGIVCNSRKVDREKEFLEEFTAAIGTKMIHFVPRDNVVQKAEFNKKTVVEFDASENQAKEYGELARKIIENKDFVIPNPLTMDQLEKMVVKYGISD, translated from the coding sequence GTGAAAATGAGAAAAGTTGCGTTTTACGGTAAAGGCGGTATCGGCAAGTCTACAACCCAGCAGAACACCGCTGCGGCCATGGCCCATTTCTACCAGAAGAAGGTGTTTATCCACGGCTGCGATCCCAAAGCGGATTCCACCCGGCTTATTCTAGGGGGCAAACCCCAGGAAACCCTGATGGATGTGCTGCGCCAGGAGGGGGCGGAAAAGGTTACCAATGACAAGGTTATCAAAACCGGGTTTCTGGATATTCGTTGTGTAGAATCCGGGGGACCCGAGCCGGGGGTAGGCTGCGCTGGGCGGGGGGTAATTACCGCCATCGACCTGATGGAAAACAACGGCGCCTATACGGAGGACCTGGACTTTGTGTTCTTCGATGTCCTGGGGGACGTTGTCTGCGGAGGCTTCGCCATGCCTATCCGGGACGGCAAAGCCCAGGAGGTTTATATCGTAGCCTCCGGGGAAATGATGGCCATCTATGCGGCGAACAATATTTGTAAGGGCCTTTTAAAATACGCCAAGCAGAGCGGGGTACGGCTGGGAGGTATTGTCTGTAATAGCCGCAAGGTGGACCGGGAAAAGGAATTCCTTGAGGAATTTACCGCCGCCATCGGCACCAAGATGATCCATTTTGTACCCCGTGACAATGTGGTGCAAAAGGCGGAATTCAACAAGAAGACCGTGGTCGAATTTGACGCTTCGGAAAACCAGGCCAAGGAATACGGCGAGCTGGCCCGGAAGATTATCGAAAACAAGGATTTTGTTATACCTAATCCCCTGACCATGGATCAGCTGGAAAAGATGGTGGTCAAGTATGGTATCAGCGATTAG
- a CDS encoding DinB family protein, whose amino-acid sequence MKELFVINAQYNQEANKAILSILNGLSNAEREQERGSYYKSLSGLVTHILGGNTFLLGMFKDAVAHNDAALKALAALQTVSVPEGSLSEAQWKQLGADIETVDKAYINFTKALTDADLKAPVKINWYKGNPDSVPVFFLLTQLAAHGTHHRGQVSQILDELKIDNDYSGVSVAFLPK is encoded by the coding sequence ATGAAAGAACTGTTTGTGATTAATGCTCAATACAATCAAGAAGCGAATAAGGCGATCCTTTCCATCCTGAATGGGCTTTCTAACGCGGAACGGGAGCAGGAACGGGGAAGTTACTATAAAAGCCTTTCGGGTCTGGTAACGCATATCTTAGGAGGAAACACTTTCTTGCTGGGGATGTTTAAAGATGCGGTGGCCCATAATGATGCTGCGCTCAAGGCCCTGGCTGCCCTGCAAACAGTTTCCGTCCCCGAGGGGTCTCTCTCCGAAGCCCAGTGGAAACAACTGGGAGCCGATATTGAAACGGTCGATAAGGCCTATATCAACTTTACCAAAGCCCTAACCGATGCGGATCTGAAGGCCCCCGTAAAAATCAACTGGTATAAGGGCAATCCTGATTCGGTACCCGTTTTCTTTTTGCTCACCCAGTTGGCGGCTCATGGGACCCATCACCGGGGTCAAGTATCGCAAATATTAGATGAACTCAAGATCGATAACGATTATTCCGGTGTTAGTGTAGCATTCCTGCCTAAGTAA
- a CDS encoding nitroreductase family protein, whose product MSEFLDLCKRRQSCRGFSDQAVEHDKLIQCVEAGRLTHSGCNAQPWSFVVVESKDMVSQIALCGQQLKQNVWLGTAKAFIIILEEHAVLSPIISCFLDSQYYAKNDLGAAAAYVCLEAASQGLGSCIIGLYDRKKICELLNIPIEKQFGSIIALGYPANDIVRPKKRKVFEDIVRFV is encoded by the coding sequence ATGAGTGAATTTTTAGACCTTTGTAAAAGACGGCAAAGCTGCCGTGGTTTTTCAGACCAAGCGGTAGAGCATGACAAACTGATACAATGTGTTGAAGCAGGCCGATTAACCCATTCCGGTTGTAATGCCCAGCCGTGGAGTTTTGTTGTTGTGGAAAGCAAAGACATGGTTAGTCAAATAGCGCTATGCGGTCAACAGCTAAAGCAAAACGTTTGGCTGGGTACGGCAAAGGCATTCATTATTATTCTGGAAGAACATGCGGTTTTAAGTCCCATTATCAGTTGCTTCCTTGATAGTCAGTACTATGCAAAAAACGATTTAGGCGCCGCCGCCGCATATGTTTGTTTGGAAGCTGCTTCACAAGGACTTGGCAGTTGTATTATTGGCCTTTATGATCGTAAAAAGATTTGTGAACTATTGAATATTCCTATAGAAAAACAATTCGGATCTATAATTGCTTTGGGGTATCCTGCCAATGACATCGTTCGCCCTAAAAAGCGTAAGGTATTTGAAGATATTGTACGATTTGTATGA
- a CDS encoding P-II family nitrogen regulator produces the protein MKEVIAIIRPKMVGKTKEALDALGHPSITALSVLGRGKQKGIAGEVDIEYRPHILEGKHSGMKYVPKRQLSMVVKDGDVDAVIKTIVDINRTGQVGDGKIFVCPVDEALRVRTGETGESALV, from the coding sequence ATGAAAGAAGTAATCGCCATAATCCGTCCCAAGATGGTGGGCAAAACCAAGGAAGCCCTGGATGCTTTGGGACACCCCAGCATCACCGCCCTGTCCGTATTGGGCCGGGGAAAGCAGAAGGGTATTGCCGGGGAAGTCGATATTGAATACCGACCCCATATCCTTGAGGGGAAACACAGCGGTATGAAGTACGTCCCCAAGCGGCAGCTTTCCATGGTAGTCAAAGACGGAGACGTTGACGCGGTGATAAAGACTATTGTCGATATTAACCGGACGGGACAGGTGGGGGATGGCAAGATTTTTGTCTGTCCCGTGGACGAAGCCCTGCGGGTGCGTACCGGGGAAACCGGGGAATCCGCCCTTGTATAG